In Panacibacter ginsenosidivorans, the following proteins share a genomic window:
- a CDS encoding methyltransferase RsmF C-terminal domain-like protein encodes MAFFITKSLKAIPVFLPHTMLPQALIKSLQNVKGFDEEAFKKVHASGMQVTSVRLNPDKKVNGEWSMFNEEPVPWCRYGKYLTERPSFTFDPLFHGGAYYVQEASSMFLWHVLQQAVGAETTGLKVLDLCAAPGGKSTLLASYFKDGLLVSNEVIKSRANILVENITKWGNDNVIVTNNDPKDFSSLENYFDVIVVDAPCSGSGLFRKDPDAINEWSEANVALCSHRQQRILADIYPALKKDGILIYSTCSYSKEEDEDILNWMSGEFNVSGVKLKIEDEWSIVETITSKKNYGYRFYPDKVKGEGFFIAAFKKNDGYGNDFKPLSIPSISKNENALIKEWIKNDQSLFFFKQADNIIAIPQQWKNDLALLQKSLYLRKAGITIGSLKGKDVIPDHELALSLLMNDRVPVVYVSKEQALQYLKRKEFIIEDSVKGWALVNYCGINLGWMKVLHNRINNYYPVNWRILKD; translated from the coding sequence ATGGCTTTTTTTATTACCAAATCTTTAAAAGCTATTCCGGTATTTTTGCCACATACAATGTTGCCACAAGCACTTATAAAAAGTTTGCAAAATGTAAAAGGCTTTGATGAAGAAGCTTTTAAAAAAGTGCATGCATCTGGTATGCAGGTTACCAGCGTGCGTTTAAACCCTGATAAAAAGGTCAATGGTGAATGGTCAATGTTTAATGAAGAACCAGTTCCATGGTGCAGGTATGGGAAATATTTAACAGAGCGTCCATCATTTACATTTGACCCTTTATTTCATGGTGGTGCGTATTATGTGCAGGAAGCAAGCAGTATGTTTTTGTGGCATGTATTGCAACAGGCCGTAGGTGCTGAAACAACAGGTTTGAAAGTGCTCGATCTTTGTGCAGCACCCGGTGGCAAGAGTACATTGCTGGCGTCTTATTTCAAAGATGGATTACTTGTGTCGAATGAAGTAATTAAATCAAGAGCCAATATTCTTGTTGAAAATATTACAAAATGGGGTAATGATAATGTGATTGTTACGAACAATGACCCAAAAGATTTTTCTTCTCTTGAAAATTATTTTGATGTAATAGTTGTTGATGCTCCATGCAGCGGCAGTGGCTTATTCAGAAAAGATCCTGACGCAATTAATGAATGGAGTGAAGCGAATGTGGCACTCTGTAGCCATCGCCAGCAAAGGATCCTGGCGGATATATATCCTGCCCTGAAAAAAGATGGGATATTAATTTACTCAACTTGTTCCTATTCGAAAGAAGAAGATGAAGATATACTTAACTGGATGAGCGGAGAGTTTAATGTTTCCGGGGTAAAGTTAAAAATTGAAGATGAGTGGAGCATTGTTGAAACAATTACGTCAAAAAAAAATTATGGTTATCGCTTCTATCCGGATAAAGTAAAAGGGGAAGGTTTTTTTATTGCTGCATTTAAAAAAAATGATGGCTATGGGAATGATTTTAAACCACTATCTATACCATCCATTTCAAAAAATGAAAATGCATTGATCAAAGAATGGATTAAAAATGACCAATCACTTTTCTTTTTCAAACAGGCTGACAACATTATTGCTATTCCGCAACAATGGAAAAATGATCTTGCTTTACTGCAAAAGAGTTTATACTTACGTAAAGCCGGCATTACAATTGGTTCACTAAAAGGTAAAGATGTGATTCCGGATCATGAACTGGCATTAAGCTTGCTGATGAATGACCGGGTTCCGGTTGTATATGTCAGTAAAGAACAAGCTTTGCAATATTTAAAGCGGAAAGAGTTTATTATTGAGGACTCTGTTAAAGGTTGGGCATTGGTTAATTACTGTGGAATAAACCTCGGCTGGATGAAAGTTTTGCACAACCGCATCAATAATTATTACCCCGTGAACTGGAGAATTTTAAAAGACTAA
- a CDS encoding cell division protein ZapA: MEALIPVNVIIGDRTYRLKIEPEDEETLRRSVKLINEKIIEFRGTFAGKDMQDFISMVLIWFTTEQSKNGGQHFQLEETISKLSQMEELIDKALSGSS, from the coding sequence ATGGAAGCATTGATACCCGTAAATGTTATTATTGGCGACCGTACTTACCGTTTAAAGATAGAGCCGGAAGACGAAGAAACATTACGCAGGTCTGTAAAGCTCATTAACGAAAAGATCATTGAATTCCGTGGCACATTTGCAGGTAAAGACATGCAGGATTTTATATCAATGGTGCTTATTTGGTTTACTACAGAGCAATCAAAAAATGGTGGTCAGCATTTTCAATTAGAAGAAACGATCAGCAAGTTATCACAAATGGAAGAGTTGATTGATAAAGCACTCAGTGGAAGTAGTTAA
- a CDS encoding helix-turn-helix domain-containing protein, giving the protein MNFGFTDILSIIIIFQLLFLAVFLFSYTKGKRLSNILLASFFLAICFNFTDGILILRNAYFDHPSFAFIGNNFSLLFGPLLYLYTRSVIYKNFRLKARDVLHAAPFFVFVVFAIISYHTQSSDMKRFILSSAVKQEMPAVLYIVGILLYIQFFSYAFFSLLQIRNYRKAISNHFSAVNKINLDWLYSTVVLFMIVIGIGLLNSFITLTPLMHYFNVTLTLIIIAIFLFINRVLFKALQQPTIFDGIIEGETEIIKEKENVEPEKPASRYAGSTLSDIEKENIKMLLINYMQQQQPYLEPQLTLEELADMLKIKPRILSQVINECLNQNFFDFINRYRIEEAKRLLSNPDDKKITVLEVLYKVGFNSKSSFNTLFKKYTGLTPSEFKKTNTTV; this is encoded by the coding sequence ATGAATTTTGGATTTACTGACATATTATCAATCATTATAATTTTTCAATTACTCTTTCTTGCTGTATTTCTTTTTTCTTATACTAAAGGAAAGCGGTTGAGCAATATTTTACTGGCAAGTTTTTTCCTGGCAATTTGTTTCAACTTTACTGACGGCATACTGATCTTACGGAATGCTTATTTTGATCATCCTTCGTTTGCATTTATTGGTAACAATTTCAGTTTGCTGTTCGGGCCATTGCTTTATCTATATACAAGAAGTGTGATTTATAAAAATTTCAGGTTGAAGGCTAGAGATGTTTTACATGCGGCGCCCTTTTTTGTTTTTGTAGTGTTTGCCATAATAAGTTACCATACACAATCAAGCGACATGAAAAGGTTTATATTAAGCTCGGCCGTCAAGCAGGAGATGCCCGCTGTTCTTTATATAGTCGGTATATTATTATATATACAATTCTTTTCTTATGCCTTTTTTTCGCTTTTACAGATAAGAAACTACCGGAAAGCTATTAGTAATCACTTTTCAGCCGTTAATAAAATTAACCTTGATTGGCTTTATTCAACTGTAGTGCTTTTTATGATCGTAATTGGAATTGGTCTGCTCAATTCTTTTATCACATTAACACCATTAATGCATTATTTTAATGTAACGCTTACATTGATCATCATAGCTATTTTTCTTTTCATAAACAGGGTTCTATTTAAAGCTCTGCAACAACCAACCATATTCGATGGCATTATAGAAGGCGAAACGGAAATAATAAAAGAAAAAGAAAACGTAGAGCCAGAAAAACCTGCTTCACGGTATGCTGGTTCTACACTTTCGGATATAGAAAAAGAAAATATAAAAATGCTTTTGATTAATTACATGCAACAGCAGCAGCCTTATCTCGAGCCACAATTAACACTTGAAGAACTGGCAGATATGCTGAAAATAAAACCAAGGATACTTTCACAGGTCATTAATGAATGTCTTAATCAGAATTTCTTTGATTTTATAAATCGTTACAGGATAGAAGAAGCCAAACGATTACTTTCTAATCCCGATGATAAAAAAATAACTGTGCTTGAAGTTTTGTATAAAGTGGGCTTCAATTCCAAATCTTCATTCAATACGCTTTTTAAAAAATATACAGGGCTTACTCCCAGCGAATTCAAAAAGACGAACACTACGGTGTAA
- a CDS encoding DNA-directed RNA polymerase subunit alpha, giving the protein MAILNFQKPDKIVLQKATDFEGQFEFRPLEPGYGLTIGNALRRVLLNSLEGYALTGMKIEGVDHEFATIKGVTEDVTEMILNLKQVRFRKKVDHDVVNEKVLLSVKGKTEFTAAMIGEGTQSFEVMNPELVICTMDTSARLDIELTIGRGRGYIPSEENKVKDAPFGYIPIDSIHTPIKNVKYAVENYRVEQRTDYEKLVLDVATDGTIHPEDAVKQASRILIQHLMIITDENITFDNKEDKKEDVVDEQVLQLRKVLKTPLEDLDLSVRAFNCLKAAKINSLSELVQYEQEDLMKFRNFGQKSLSEIEQVLSERGLHFGMDLGKLGLDDLDR; this is encoded by the coding sequence ATGGCCATATTAAACTTTCAGAAGCCAGACAAGATCGTTTTACAGAAAGCAACCGATTTTGAAGGCCAGTTTGAGTTTCGTCCTTTGGAGCCAGGTTATGGCTTAACTATTGGTAACGCATTGCGCAGGGTGTTACTGAATAGTTTGGAAGGATATGCCCTCACCGGAATGAAAATTGAAGGTGTGGACCATGAGTTTGCAACCATCAAAGGTGTTACAGAAGATGTAACAGAAATGATCCTGAACTTAAAACAGGTTCGTTTTCGTAAAAAAGTTGACCATGATGTGGTTAACGAAAAAGTTTTACTGAGTGTAAAAGGTAAAACAGAATTTACTGCAGCTATGATTGGGGAAGGAACACAGAGTTTCGAGGTGATGAACCCTGAGCTGGTGATCTGTACCATGGATACTTCTGCAAGATTGGATATTGAATTAACTATCGGCCGTGGCCGTGGTTATATTCCATCCGAAGAGAACAAAGTTAAAGATGCTCCTTTTGGATATATTCCTATTGATTCAATTCATACTCCTATTAAAAATGTGAAGTATGCAGTTGAAAACTATCGTGTGGAACAAAGAACTGACTACGAAAAATTAGTGCTTGATGTTGCTACAGATGGTACTATTCATCCTGAAGATGCTGTAAAGCAGGCTTCAAGAATATTGATCCAGCATTTGATGATCATCACTGATGAGAACATCACATTCGACAATAAAGAAGACAAGAAAGAAGATGTAGTTGACGAGCAGGTCCTTCAATTACGTAAAGTATTGAAGACACCACTTGAAGACTTAGATCTTTCTGTACGTGCCTTCAACTGTTTGAAAGCAGCTAAGATCAATTCTTTAAGCGAACTGGTACAGTACGAACAGGAAGACCTGATGAAGTTCCGCAACTTTGGTCAGAAATCTTTAAGCGAAATCGAACAGGTACTTAGTGAAAGAGGCTTACACTTCGGTATGGATCTCGGAAAGTTAGGTCTTGATGATCTGGATAGATAA
- the ykgO gene encoding type B 50S ribosomal protein L36, translating into MKVRASVKKRSVDCKIVRRKGKLYIINKKNPRFKQRQG; encoded by the coding sequence ATGAAAGTCAGAGCATCAGTAAAAAAACGCAGCGTCGATTGCAAGATCGTTCGTCGTAAAGGCAAGCTGTACATCATTAACAAAAAGAATCCACGCTTTAAGCAAAGACAAGGATAG
- the carA gene encoding glutamine-hydrolyzing carbamoyl-phosphate synthase small subunit, with protein MPNSQQPAVLLLADGNVFHGKAFGKIGTTTGEICFNTGMTGYQEVFTDPSYSGQILIMNNVHVGNYGVKDADTESNGVKIRGLIGRNLEDKFSRYQATDSLDAYLKANDIVSIEAIDTRALVSHIRTKGAMNCIISSEISDIEQLKAELAKVPDMDGLELASLVSTKEEYEVGDTDASIKIAVLDFGVKRNIITCLAARGAYVRVHPAKTSTSRLKEFNPDGYFISNGPGDPAAMPYAVETLKEILKENKPLFGICLGHQLLALANDIPTFKMHHGHRGLNHPVKNIITGQCEITTQNHGFGVLPEAVRNHPNVEITHVNLNDNSIEGIRLKDKPAFSVQYHPESTPGPHDSRYLFDDFINMIKAN; from the coding sequence ATGCCGAATTCACAACAACCTGCCGTTTTATTGTTAGCTGATGGAAATGTATTTCATGGTAAAGCATTTGGAAAGATTGGCACCACTACCGGGGAAATATGTTTTAATACCGGCATGACAGGCTACCAGGAAGTTTTTACAGACCCCAGTTACTCAGGCCAGATACTGATCATGAACAATGTGCACGTAGGTAACTACGGTGTAAAAGACGCCGATACAGAAAGTAATGGTGTAAAGATTCGTGGCCTTATTGGCAGAAACCTTGAAGATAAATTCTCCCGCTACCAGGCGACAGACAGTCTTGATGCTTATCTTAAGGCAAATGATATTGTTTCTATTGAAGCAATAGATACAAGAGCCTTGGTATCACACATACGCACCAAAGGTGCTATGAACTGTATTATATCTTCTGAGATATCAGATATAGAACAGTTAAAAGCTGAACTTGCCAAGGTGCCGGATATGGACGGCCTTGAGCTTGCCAGCCTTGTAAGCACAAAAGAAGAGTACGAAGTGGGAGATACTGATGCGTCTATAAAAATTGCGGTGCTTGATTTTGGTGTAAAAAGAAACATCATTACCTGTCTGGCAGCACGTGGTGCATATGTAAGGGTACATCCTGCAAAAACGTCCACCAGCAGGTTGAAAGAATTTAACCCCGATGGTTATTTTATCTCCAACGGCCCCGGAGATCCCGCTGCCATGCCTTATGCAGTGGAAACATTGAAAGAAATTCTGAAAGAAAATAAACCGTTGTTTGGAATTTGTCTTGGTCACCAGTTGCTGGCTTTAGCAAATGATATTCCAACTTTCAAAATGCATCATGGTCACCGTGGATTGAACCACCCGGTGAAAAATATTATCACCGGTCAGTGTGAGATCACTACGCAGAATCATGGCTTTGGTGTGTTGCCCGAAGCAGTGAGAAATCATCCAAATGTTGAGATCACACACGTTAATCTTAATGATAACAGTATTGAAGGTATTCGTTTGAAAGATAAGCCAGCGTTTAGTGTACAGTATCACCCGGAAAGCACACCGGGTCCGCATGACAGCCGTTATTTGTTTGATGATTTCATCAACATGATTAAAGCGAACTAG
- the rplQ gene encoding 50S ribosomal protein L17, translated as MRHGDKINNLGRKKAHREALLANLASQLIVHKRIVTTLAKAKALRTYVEPLITKTKKTGSPEQIMHQHRVVFSYLGDKIAVKELFTVVAPKIASRPGGYSRILKLGIRPGDNAELAMIELVDFNDVYGKGVEKATEATKKTRRSRGGAKKADAPKAEAAAPVEEASPAIVEEPKTEEKAAE; from the coding sequence ATGCGTCACGGAGACAAAATCAACAACCTGGGTCGTAAGAAAGCACACAGGGAAGCATTACTGGCAAACTTAGCCAGCCAGTTAATAGTGCACAAGCGTATTGTAACTACATTGGCAAAAGCAAAAGCTTTACGCACTTATGTAGAACCGCTGATCACTAAAACAAAGAAAACAGGAAGTCCAGAGCAAATCATGCACCAGCACAGGGTTGTGTTTAGCTACCTTGGCGATAAAATAGCAGTAAAAGAATTGTTTACTGTAGTAGCGCCAAAAATTGCAAGCCGCCCCGGTGGATATTCAAGAATTTTAAAGCTTGGTATTCGTCCCGGTGATAATGCTGAATTGGCAATGATCGAACTGGTTGACTTTAATGATGTTTACGGTAAAGGTGTTGAAAAAGCTACTGAAGCTACCAAGAAAACACGTCGTAGCCGTGGTGGTGCAAAAAAAGCAGATGCTCCAAAAGCTGAAGCTGCTGCACCGGTTGAAGAAGCATCACCTGCAATTGTTGAAGAACCTAAAACAGAAGAAAAAGCCGCTGAATAA
- the rpsK gene encoding 30S ribosomal protein S11 yields the protein MAKPVKAQNSAKAAAKKRIVKVDAHGDAHINATFNNIIIALTNKHGQVISWSSAGKMGFRGSKKNTPYAAQMAAADAAKVASEAGLRRVDVFVKGPGAGRESAIRGLAQNGIEVSMIKDVTPLPHNGCRPPKKRRV from the coding sequence ATGGCAAAACCAGTTAAAGCACAGAACAGCGCTAAAGCCGCTGCCAAAAAAAGGATCGTAAAAGTTGATGCACATGGCGATGCGCACATCAATGCAACTTTCAACAATATTATTATTGCGCTTACCAACAAGCATGGCCAAGTTATAAGCTGGTCGTCTGCAGGTAAAATGGGTTTCAGGGGTTCCAAGAAAAATACTCCATACGCTGCACAAATGGCTGCTGCTGATGCTGCAAAAGTAGCTTCAGAAGCAGGTTTGAGAAGAGTAGATGTATTTGTAAAAGGTCCTGGTGCCGGTCGTGAAAGTGCTATCCGTGGATTAGCACAAAATGGCATTGAAGTATCAATGATCAAAGACGTTACACCTTTACCACATAATGGTTGTCGCCCTCCAAAGAAACGTAGAGTATAA
- the infA gene encoding translation initiation factor IF-1, translated as MSKQSLIKQDGVILEALSNAMFKVKLQNGHEILATISGKMRMNYIRILPGDKVGVEMSPYDLSRGRIIFRYK; from the coding sequence ATGTCAAAACAATCATTGATCAAACAGGACGGCGTTATTTTAGAGGCTCTTAGCAACGCTATGTTCAAAGTTAAACTACAGAATGGTCATGAGATTCTGGCAACAATTTCGGGGAAAATGAGGATGAATTACATAAGGATACTTCCAGGTGATAAAGTGGGTGTGGAGATGAGTCCTTATGATCTAAGCAGGGGCAGAATTATATTCAGGTATAAATAA
- the rpsM gene encoding 30S ribosomal protein S13, translating to MARIAGIDLPKNKRGEIGLTYIFGIGRSTARYILDTAGISYDKKVNEWNDDELAAIRNLITNEFKVEGQLRSEVQMSIKRLLDIACYRGLRHRKGLPVRGQRTRTNSRTRKGKRKTVAGKKKAPKK from the coding sequence ATGGCCCGTATTGCCGGTATAGACTTACCAAAGAATAAAAGAGGCGAAATTGGTTTAACCTATATTTTCGGAATAGGTCGCTCTACAGCTCGTTATATACTTGATACTGCTGGTATCAGCTATGATAAGAAAGTGAATGAGTGGAACGATGATGAGCTTGCAGCTATCCGTAATCTCATTACAAACGAATTCAAGGTAGAAGGTCAGTTACGCAGTGAAGTGCAAATGAGCATTAAGCGTTTGCTTGATATTGCCTGCTACCGTGGTCTTCGTCATCGTAAAGGATTGCCAGTTCGTGGCCAGCGTACTCGTACCAACAGCCGTACAAGAAAAGGTAAACGTAAAACTGTTGCCGGTAAAAAGAAGGCACCTAAGAAATAA
- a CDS encoding LysM peptidoglycan-binding domain-containing protein — MKKIFLLLFTCALFLNVSLFAQNVKYTLHTLAQGETLSMLAEKYKTTVGDIMRLNGMHADTKLAVGQKIKIPASGQTVVRGGTTKEVPPVPTKAKPPVVKDSPPLTQTPAATTKSKSLSKELTHIVEPKETMYSISKKYGITVEQLQKWNYKKDNNLETGEVLAVSVDGIPDAIAKRKTMEESKAIAAVPDQTPPLIVNEPVNVDKTATEKSAADISAKENKAVEEKKPAAYIITEQKQRPTINAAADGSDNFFAKNFGDQASGRSTANKSGTAMIFKTASGWSDKKYYILMNDAPSGSIVKISAPNGNIVYAKVLWKLDDMKENKGLQFRISEAAAAALNVQDDKFPLTIQYYQ, encoded by the coding sequence ATGAAAAAGATATTCTTATTACTCTTTACATGCGCATTGTTTTTAAATGTTTCTCTTTTTGCACAAAATGTAAAATATACGTTACATACACTGGCACAAGGTGAAACACTTTCAATGCTTGCAGAAAAATATAAAACTACAGTCGGTGATATCATGCGATTGAATGGAATGCATGCAGATACCAAACTTGCTGTCGGGCAAAAAATTAAAATACCTGCAAGTGGTCAGACTGTTGTACGCGGTGGTACGACAAAAGAAGTACCGCCTGTTCCAACTAAAGCAAAACCTCCAGTAGTTAAAGATTCACCACCCCTCACACAGACACCGGCAGCAACCACAAAATCAAAGAGCTTATCTAAAGAATTAACGCACATTGTTGAGCCCAAAGAAACAATGTACAGTATCAGTAAAAAGTATGGTATTACAGTTGAGCAACTGCAAAAATGGAATTACAAAAAAGATAATAATCTTGAAACAGGAGAGGTGCTTGCAGTTAGTGTTGATGGTATACCTGATGCAATAGCCAAAAGAAAGACAATGGAAGAGTCAAAAGCTATTGCTGCTGTTCCCGATCAAACACCGCCATTGATAGTCAACGAACCGGTCAATGTCGATAAAACGGCTACAGAAAAATCTGCAGCAGATATAAGTGCCAAAGAAAATAAAGCTGTTGAAGAAAAGAAACCAGCAGCATATATAATTACAGAACAAAAACAACGACCAACTATAAATGCTGCTGCTGATGGCAGTGATAATTTCTTTGCAAAGAATTTTGGGGATCAGGCATCCGGCAGATCAACTGCTAATAAAAGTGGCACTGCCATGATATTTAAAACTGCCAGTGGCTGGAGTGACAAAAAATATTATATACTGATGAATGATGCGCCATCGGGTTCTATCGTAAAGATCAGCGCACCAAACGGAAATATTGTTTACGCAAAAGTGCTTTGGAAACTGGATGACATGAAAGAAAACAAAGGGCTTCAATTTCGTATAAGCGAAGCTGCCGCTGCTGCATTAAATGTGCAAGACGATAAATTTCCTTTAACTATTCAATACTATCAATAA
- the rpsD gene encoding 30S ribosomal protein S4, producing the protein MARYNGPKTKISRKFGEPILGNGKWLDKNSNPPGQHGAAKKRKTLGEYALQLKEKQKAKYTYGVLERQFRNTFEEAARIKGVTGENLIKLLEARLDNTVFRLGIAPSRPAARQLVSHKHVTVNGDVVNIPSYQLKAGDIIGLKEKSGANSSLTSVIRGKNPKFSWLDWNDTEKQGTFITYPERESVPENIKEQLIVELYSK; encoded by the coding sequence ATGGCACGTTACAACGGTCCGAAAACCAAGATCAGCCGCAAATTCGGCGAACCAATTCTTGGTAATGGCAAGTGGTTAGACAAGAATAGCAACCCTCCGGGTCAGCACGGCGCAGCAAAGAAGCGCAAGACCTTGGGAGAATATGCATTGCAGTTAAAAGAAAAGCAAAAAGCAAAATACACTTATGGTGTATTAGAGCGCCAGTTCCGCAATACATTTGAAGAAGCTGCACGAATTAAAGGTGTTACAGGTGAAAATCTCATCAAATTACTTGAAGCTCGTTTGGATAATACAGTTTTTCGCTTAGGTATAGCTCCTTCACGTCCTGCGGCACGCCAGTTAGTTAGTCACAAACACGTTACAGTAAATGGAGATGTTGTTAATATCCCTTCTTACCAATTGAAAGCCGGTGACATCATCGGCCTTAAAGAAAAGAGTGGTGCTAACAGTTCTCTTACCAGCGTGATCCGCGGAAAGAATCCAAAGTTCAGCTGGCTGGATTGGAATGATACTGAGAAACAAGGTACTTTCATTACTTACCCTGAAAGGGAAAGTGTTCCTGAAAACATCAAGGAACAACTGATCGTAGAGTTGTACTCTAAATAG
- a CDS encoding thioredoxin domain-containing protein, protein MKYLFLVLMNVVLFSCSSTAQQTNTDVDVSTFQQHLAKENVQVLDVRTAGEYQGGHIKNAMLADWMNPEQFKDRVQYLDKSKPVLVYCASGGRSGKAAQWLAQNGFTTVENLKGGFTQWKIENKPVEGASNTPQITDADYKTYTTSSNVVLIDFGAEWCPPCRKMEPVINELQSTAKDKFKIVRVDGGINTNVMQQQNVTALPTFIIYKNGKEVWRKQGVIEKSELLEQLNN, encoded by the coding sequence ATGAAATATCTATTTTTAGTTTTAATGAATGTAGTGCTGTTCTCCTGTTCATCTACAGCACAGCAAACAAATACAGATGTGGATGTTTCCACATTTCAGCAACATCTGGCAAAAGAAAATGTGCAGGTGCTCGATGTAAGAACTGCAGGCGAATATCAGGGCGGTCATATAAAAAATGCTATGCTTGCAGACTGGATGAACCCTGAACAATTCAAAGACCGGGTGCAATACCTTGATAAATCAAAACCCGTATTGGTGTATTGCGCATCGGGAGGCCGTAGTGGTAAAGCTGCACAGTGGTTAGCACAAAATGGATTCACAACAGTTGAAAATCTTAAAGGTGGTTTTACTCAATGGAAGATCGAGAATAAACCCGTGGAAGGCGCTTCAAATACGCCCCAGATCACTGATGCCGATTATAAAACTTATACTACTTCATCAAATGTTGTCTTGATAGATTTTGGTGCAGAGTGGTGCCCGCCCTGCAGAAAAATGGAACCTGTTATTAATGAATTGCAATCAACAGCAAAAGATAAATTCAAGATTGTAAGAGTGGATGGTGGAATAAATACTAATGTAATGCAACAGCAAAATGTAACCGCGTTGCCAACTTTTATTATCTATAAAAATGGCAAAGAAGTCTGGCGCAAACAAGGTGTTATAGAAAAGAGTGAATTGCTTGAGCAATTAAATAATTAA